AAACCCCAAATTTTTTGTAATGTGCTAATTTCGGTCCCTtccatgtaaatttttttttttttctgttagaATTTATCGCAAGCTACaacctttttcttgttttggtttCATATGTCAATTGGGTTTTAATGGGTTCATTATCTATATAATGTGGTGAGCGTTTTTTTCTGAATTTGGTTTGAACAGTATGGGGACTTGAAGCGGTTCTTCTTGTCGCCGTTCTTCCACGCCGGAGAGTCTCACTTGGTTTACAACATGCTCTCCCTGTTATGGAAGGGGATTCCGTTAGAATCTTCAATGGATAGTGCTGAATTTGCATCCATGGTTGCTGTCCTGCTGGGTATGTCCCAAGGAATGTCACTGCTGATTTCCAAGTCCCTACTATTGTTCTTTGACTATGACTGGTCTTTCTACTCTGAATACTCTGTTGGGTTTTCTGGGGTTCTCTTTGCCATGAAGGTCGTGCTCAACTCACAGACTGAGAACAGTTATGTGTATGGAATTCCAATACCGTCTCATTATGCTGCGTGGGCAGAATTGGCTCTTGCCCAAATGCTGGTACCTGGTGTCTCTTTTGTTGGCCATTTGAGTGGAATACTTGCCGGTCTTGTGTATGTCTGGCTGAGGGGTTCGTATAATGGTTCAGACCCACTTACTGCTATCTTCAGAGGTGTTTTTGGTGTGCTGAAATGGCCTCTGAGGTTTTTACAGCGCTTGTTTCCGCGGAGGCAAGTATCCGGTAGAGGACCTGTTGGTTGGAGTCAGAGAGGAATGTCTGTATCTGGTTTCTGGAGGTGCCATGCTTGTACGCATGAGAATTCTGCTTGGCTAGATGTATGTGAACTGTGTTCGACAAATAGGAGAGGGGATGGCTATGGCAGTGGCATGGGTTCACCTCAGTCACCACATTATTCTGGTCACCTTACTTTGGAAGAGTTAAGACGGCGGAGGTTGGAAAGATTTAGTAGATGATAGGGGACTCATGAGGCTTGTTACAGATGGTGTTGGCAATGCAGGGCATGTAAATTAAAGTACCTCTTCTGCCCCTCTTCCTGAGTTGGCGAGTGCTCGAGTGGGGCGCGTGGTGCGCGATTGGTTGATTGGGGCACGTGGATTGCAGAAAAAGGTGTTCTTATTGTTGGAGGAAAGGTATTCTTATTGTTGCCGCATTATTAGTTTCActtttgatcaattttttttccctaactTCACATCAAATTCTTTTTATTAGAACTGAAGAGCTTTACCTTACTCCAAAATGATGGATTTTGATAATCACAATTAATGTCCGGTGCTTGTAGATTGCAGTGGAGATGATGGAAGTGAAAGATCTCCAAAGAAGGCATTCTCAAATAAGAAATCTGCTCTTCTGCAGCTTGTGGAGGGAAGTCTAGTTCCCAAATCGATTATTTTCTGTAACAAGGTAAGGTTGAACCTTTCCCTTTTGACTTTCGAGTGGCTTACCACTgactttttcctttctttgaaTATGGAATTAAATTTCTTCTCAAGTCACTTCATAAAGTTCAACTCAAGTTAGCTTTTCCTTTCCAATATGCAGATTGAGACATGCAGAAAAGTTGAGAATATGTTAATGCGTTTTGACAGAAGTGGAACTCGAGTTCGAGTTCTACCATTCCACTCTGCGTTGGCTCAAGGATCAAGGCTCGCAAATATGGAGGAGTTCACCAACTCTAATTCAGAGGGAAGTCTCACAGTTTTTGGTTTGCACTGATAGGTAGTACTTCTATTGCTTTCTGCATCATTTCCTGTACTGAACTTTGCTTACTTATAGTAATCAGCAAGTTGACGTTTATGAAATATCTGGCAGAGCATCGCGTGGAATTGACTTTTCAGTGTGGATCATGTTATACTCTTCAACTTCCCTCGCGATACAAGTATGTGCGACGTGTAGGAAGAACAGCCAGAGGTGCTGTTGGAATAGGGAAGGCAGTCATCTTTGTGATGGGGAAACAAGTCTCCCTTGCCGGAAAGATAATGGAAAGAAACCGAAAAGGTCACCCGGTGCATGATGTACCAGCTGCGTATGAGCTTCTGTATTAAGGGGTTTTTGCCTGCTTGTAAAACCTGAGTTAGAATTGCCACAAGAACTAACACCTTATATTTTTCTCACAAAAGTTCTTCAACATCAAGTGAAGTACAACGCTGGCCTGGGGAAAAATGACTGGTAATTTTCTTAATATACGCTTTTGCAATCTTTATATGATGATTAAGAAAACAGACTGTACTAATTATGAAATATGAACCGAGAAAATTCGTTAATCACAACTGGATGGACAAGGCAGGTGCCTTGTAGCAGGACACAATGCTATAAGCAAGTCGTTTTATAATTTAAGCCAAGCTTTGCCTCTTATTGTTGGTAAACAATAAACACATTGTTTCTTTGATACAAGCAAATATTGGGGTCGAATCATTCTGATATGGCCACGAGTGTATGAGTAAATGCtctttgaaatttaaattgaattatAGTAtcttttaacgaaaaaaataCATTGATATACATCTATAATCAATAATTACTTAAATTGAGGGAATTACctgacaaacaaacaaaaaaaaaatgaaattacacTTCCTTAaaagattattatttttaattataaattaaaatcacACCTTCAAAGCATAATTTAAGAAATTTTGTTGATGGGAATAAAACCcctttggtaaatttttatttgaaataaaatagaaaaaaaaaaaaaaaaaaggtgatgcTATCTAGACACCCAATTTTACCTCTACacatttttctataattttatttttttatcttctttaattcattcaactCGATTGCCGAAAATTGAGAATGTGTTAAATTTCATCTTTTGATCTTAAATTCATTCGATTCGAAGGGCTCAAATTGAGAATAATATGTAGAAAGTAAAAAAGGTGTGATAAGTAAAATGTGTCAACcaactcaaaagaaaaacagTGGGTAATTTTGGGGAACAATACTTGGTTACTCACAATGAGTGGcaactcctactcaaaattcttAGTATTTTGATCGTAGAGCTTTGTGCTTATAATCAGAATCGTTCATACTATAAATCATATTGTAAaaatcatctctgcaaaaaattaaattaaaactaaggtcgtttagtcaatctattgtagcaaatacatagacggttcataatacttttaccaataccattcatttgtttttaaatagtttgatgactaaataatcttagttttaattgattttttgcagaaAAGATTTTTATatggtgatttataatatgaacggttctgattataaacacgaaattctataaattgacaacaaataattatgaaattttttttgaacgAGTTCCGGCTCTGAGTAGGCAAGCATTCAATGCTGGGCGGGGGATGGATAAGATTCCAAATAGCAGAGTGGGGCTTTAGAAATACacagagtgagagagagagagagagagagagagactgagagacgAAGATAGAGAGACGGAAAGATACAATGTCATCTTCGCTATCGTTCCTAGCGTCTTCTCAGCAGCTATGGCTGCGTCCTAAACTCGTGGGAGTGGCGGCGACTCCGTTCCCAAGGACTCAGTCTCGGTCTCTCGtcgtggaagccaaagccaccacCAAAAGAGTAGACAGGACCGCCCGCCATACCCGTATCAGAAAGAAGGTACCATTACCAATCCTCTGTATAACCCACATAATATAAGATGAACTTTACCGCACAATTGTTTCTCCCTTGAGATTATATGCTCTGAATTGCCCCTTATCTTCTTCCCTTGCAATCCAGAAGCTGTTTCTTGTCAGTTTCTGAGTAATGTGTAAACCTCCTTCTTCGCCATTAGACCAAATAAGTATTGCTGGAGTTTAGCTTCTCAAGAACCGGAAGATGGGTGTCTTCAATTTCATGTGTTAGACACTCTCATTCTACATATAGTTGAACTGGTTAGCCTGTTCTAGTTTCAAGTTAACGAATTTCGAAGCCTTTTTCTTTTCGGCACAAGAATTCTGAAGCTTTATTTGGATTGTTATAGTACATTGGTGAAGTAGAAGAATTGGACAAGTTTCCCAAATCCTCTTGAGCCTATGGTCTTCGGTTGACACTTGAAAATTTGAAGCTTTAATTGGGTTCTTATTAGTGACATTGATGCGTTCTCAACGGACCCTTAATTCTATGAGTTTATTATCTGCACTCACCAAATTATGATTGTGAATTTTACGAAATGAGTTATATTGCGGACATTTGTTTGCTTTACTGGTTGTGGTTATGGATGGCGCATCTGTTTTGTTCTCAGGTTGAAGGGACTCCCGAAAGGCCAAGATTAGCTGTCTTCCGCTCCCACAAGCATATCTATGTCCAAGTGATTGATGACACCAAGATGCACACACTTGCTTCGGCTTCAACAATGCAGAAACCCATCTCCGAAGAATTTGACTACACTTCTGGTCCTACCGTTGTAAGTTCACACATATCGCTTAAACATGTTAAATATTGCTCATGAGGCTTGTTACAGATGGTGTTGGCAATGCAGGGCATGTAAATTAAAGTACCTCTTCTGCCCCTCTTCCTGAGTTGGCGAGTGCTCGAGTGGGGCGCGTGGTGCGCGATTGGTTGATTGGGGCACGTGGATTGCAGAAAAAGGTGTTCTTATTGTTGGAGGAAAGGTATTCTTATTGTTGCCGCATTATTAGTTTCActtttgatcaattttttttttcctaacttcacatcaaattttttttattagaactGAAGAGCTTTACCTTACTCCAAAATGATGGATTTTGATAATCACAATTAATGTCCGGTGCTTGTAGATTGCAGTGGAGATGATGGAAGTGAAAGATCTCCAAAGAAGGCATTCTCAAATAAGAAATCTGCTCTTCTGCAGCTTGTGGAGGGAAGTCTAGTTCCCAAATCGATTATTTTCTGTAACAAGGTAAGGTGGAACCTTTCCCTTTTGACCTTCGAGTGGCTTACCACTGACTTTTTCCTTTCTCTGAATATGGAACTTAATTTCTTCTCAAGTCACTTCATAAAGTTCAACTCAAGTTAGCTTTTCCTTTCCAATATGCAGATTGAGACATGCAGAAAAGTTGAGAATATGTTAATGCGTTTTGACAGAAGTGGAACTCGCGTTCGAGTTCTACCATTCCACTCTGCGTTGGCTCAAGGATCAAGGCTCGCAAATATGGAGGAGTTCACCAACTCTAATTCAGAGGAAGTCTCACAGTTTTTGGTTTGCACTGATAGGTAGTACTTCTATTGCTTTCTGCATCATTTCCTGTACTGAACTTTGCTTACTTATAGTAATCAGCAAGTTGACGTTTATGAAATATCTGGCAGAGCATCGCGTGGAATTGATTTTTCGGTGTGGATCATGTTGTACTCTTCAACTTCCCTCGCGATACAAGTATGTGCGACGTGTAGGAAGAACAACCAGAGGTGCTGTAGGAATAGGGAAGGCATTCATCTTTGTGATGGGGAAACAAGTCTCCCTTGCCGGAAAGATAATGGAAAGAAACCGAAAAGGTCACCCGGTGCATGATGTACCAGCTGCGTATGAGCTTCTGTATTAAGGGGGTTTTGCCTGCTTGTCAAATCTGAGTTAGAATTGCCACAAGAACTAACAccttatatttttctctcacaAAAGTTCTTCAACATCAAGTGAAGTACAACGCTGGCCTGGGGAAAAATGACCGGCAATTTTCTTAACATACGCTTTTGCAATCGTTAAATGATGATTAAGAAAACAGACTCTACTAATTATGAAATATGAACCGAGAAGATTCGTTAATCACAACTGGATGGACAAGGCAGGTGCCTTGTAGCAGGACACAATGCTATAAGCAAGTTGTTTTATAATTTAAGCCAAGCTTTGCCTCTTATTGTTGGTAAACAATAAACACATTGTTTCTTTGATATGGCCACGAGTGTACGAGTAAATGCTCTTTGAAATTTAAGTTGAATTATAGTGtcttttaacgaaaaaaaatACATTGATATACATCTATAATCAATAATTACTTAAATTGAGGGAATTACctgacaaacaaacaaaaaaaaaagaaattacacTTCCTTAaaagattattatttttaattataaattaaaatcacACCTTCAAAGCATAATTTAAGAAATTTGGTTGATGGGAATAAAACCCCTTaggcaaatttttatttgaaataaaatagaaaaaaaaaggtggtgctatctacacatcCAATTTTACCTCCACACATTTTTcggtaattttaatttttatcttctttaattcattcgattcgaCGGTCGAAATTTGAGAAAGTGTTAAATTCCATCTTTTTGATCTCcaattcattcgattcgacAGACGTAAATTAAGAATAATAtgtggaaagtaaaaaaaaatgtgtgagaagtaaaaagcgTCAACcaactcaaaagaaaaacagTGGGTAATTTTGGggaacaatacttggctactcaaaatGAGTAGcaactcctactcaaaattcttAGTACTTTGATTGCAGAACTTTGTGTTTATGGTTAGAACCgttcatactatgaatcacaTTGTAAaaatcatctctgcaaaaaattaaattaaaattaaggttgtttagtcaatttattgtatcaaatacatagacggttcataatacttctacaatactgttcatttatttataaatagtttgatgactaaatgacattagttttaattaattatttgcagaAGCGATTTTTATatggtgatttataatataaacgattctgattataaacacgaaattctataaattcacaacaaataattttgaaatttttttagagcGAGTTCCTACACTGAGTAGGCAGGCAAGTATAGTTCAATGCTCGGCGGGGGATGGATAAGGTTCCAAAAAGCAGAGTGGGGCTTTAGAAATACAGAGAGAGAGTCTGAGAGACGAAGATAGAGAGACGGAAAGATACAATGCCAGCTTCGCTATCGTTCCTAGCGTCTTCTCAGCAGCTATGGCTGCGTCCTAAGCTCGTGGGAGTGGCGGCGACTCCGTTCCCAAGGACTCAGTCTCGGTCTCTTGtcgtggaagccaaagccaccacCAAAAGAGAAGACAGGACCGCCCGCCATACCCGTATCAGAAAGAAGGTACCATTACGAATCCTCTCTCTATATATGCATATACAATTCTGCAATttgatttctttgctttcaacCCAATTGTTTCTCCCTTGAGATTATATGCTCTGAATTGCCCCTTATCTTCTTCCCTTGCAACCCAGAAGCCGTTTCTTGTCAGCTTCTGATTAATGTGTTCTTCGCCTTTAGACCAAATAAGTATTGCTGGAGTTTAGCTTCTCAAGAACCGGAAGATGGGTGTCTTCAATTTCATGTGTTAGACACTCTCATTCTACATATAGTTGAACTGGTTAGCCTGTTCTAGTTTCAAGATAACGAATTTCGAAGCCTTTTTCTTTTCGGCACAAGAATTCTGAAGCTTTATTTGGATTGTTATGGTACATTGGTGAAGTAGAAGAATTGGACAAGTTTCCCAAATCCTCTTGAGCCTATGGTCTTCGGTTGACACTTGAAATTTTGAAGCTTTAATTGCGTTCTTATTAGTGACATTGATGCGTTCTCAACGGACCCTACGAGTTTATTATCTGCACTCACCAAATTATGATTGTGAATTTTACGAAATGAGTTATCTTGCGGACATTTGTTTGCTTTTCTGGTTGTGGTTATGGATGGCGCATCTGTTTTGTTCTCAGGTTGAAGGGACTCCCGAAAGGCCAAGATTAGCTGTCTTCCGCTCCCACAAGCATATCTATGTCCAAGTGATTGATGACACCAAGATGCATACACTTGCTTCGGCTTCAACAATGCAGAAACCCATCTCCGAAGAATTTGACTACACTTCTGGTCCTACCGTTGTAAGTTCACACATATCGCTTAAACATGTTAAATATTGCTCCGGGCCATGTGTTTCATTAATCTGAAAACTGCGGAAATGAacaatatatatgttttctATTCTATGTTTTCATCAATCTGCAAGCTCCTTCTGTCGCGCGTGTTTTAATGAACTTACAGTAGATGAATTCATTACGGATAATAGTAATAAACTTAGCAGTTGGAAAAAAACTCTTATTGTTCAGGGTAGATTTTGATCGCTCGGTTTCTCAACCTTGTTGCCTTAGCTTTGATGTGTGTTAAATAAAAATTCTGATCGATTCAAGCTTTGTGGCATCAGGAAGTAGCAAAGAAGGTAGGAGAAGTCATTGCAAAGTCTTGTTTGGAGAAAGGGATCTCAAAGGTGGCCTTTGACCGCGGTGGATACCCATATCATGGACGTGTGCAAGCCCTTGCTGATGCAGCCAGAGAACACGGCCTTCAGTTCTAAGATCACGAAAGACTTAATTCTATACTGGATCGTCGTACCCCCTTTTGTAGTTTTTGTAAGAGATTTGGATGGAAGGATGTATCAATGTGTAAGCAGAGTTGCTTTTTCCTAGTTAATTAAACAGTTGACATGGATATGCTGTCAATTTTCTTTCCAATGGAGTTCGTCTCTCCGAAAATTATACGCGTCGGAGATGAAATTCTGATATGTGGTGATCAGTTTATATCTCGATTATTGGCTTGTTAGGGCATTGCATTCAAATTTGAGGTTTATTTGGTCATTTGAGACCGGAGTCGTCATAAATTCAggttgaaattatttttctaaCCAACCATAACCACATGTAGGAGGGGAAGGAGGAATCATCAGGCACTTAACTCCCAAGCAAAGAAAGCGTTCAACGTGTTTCATTTGCTATAATTAGTATGTTGGTTTCATTTGTATCGGTTTTCTCTTCCCTTTGCTGTGCTAGCTTCTTTTGTTCCCTCTCCAGAGTCCGTTCCGAATCAAACCATATTGCAGTTGCACACACGCAGAGATCAACCGACGGAGATCATTAGCCTCCTGAGATTCTCTTCATCGTgtcaaaagaaaaggagaattgAGTTGGTTCATTTCTTCGTCAATTGGTTTTTGCACATTGATGTGTTGGGGTAGCTGGCGTATCCATGGTGTGTGTAGTGATCTATTGAATCTCTGATCAATTCAATCGATCTGAAGATGGCTCCGCCGCCACCGCTGGTTGCCCCCATGAAGGCAACATCCAATGGATCCTTTCAAGGCGAAAATCCCCTAGATTTTGCTCTTCCCTTACTCATTCTCCAGATTGTCTTGGTCGTTGTTTTCACCAGAACACTTGCATTCCTTCTTAGACCTCTCCGGCAACCTCGAGTCATAGCCGAAGTCATTGTAAGTCCTTTCGTTAACCTGATCAACGATTCAAATTCATGATTTAGCGACATTATTATTTTACGTTTCAGATTGTTTGATAAGAGAACATTTCTGTTTCGCTTTGGTAacacaaaatatattaattCTGCATGCATGCACATATAATTGTAGGGAGGGATATTGCTTGGACCGTCGGCATTGGGGAGAAGCCAGAAGTTTCTACACACCGTGTTCCCGGCAAAAGCCATGACCGTTCTGGACACCGTGGCAAACATTGGActcctcttcttcttgttccttGTCGGCCTTGAACTCGACATCCGCGCCATTCGACGCACCGGCAAGAAATCCCTAGGCATCGCCGTCGCAGGAATCACTCTCCCTTTCGTCCTTGGCGTCTTTACCTCCTTCGCCCTCCGCGCCACTGTCTCCAAAGGCGTCAGCCAAGGCCCCTTCCTCGTTTTCATCGGCGTCGCCCTCTCCATCACCGCCTTCCCCGTCCTCGCCCGCATCCTCGCCGAGCTGAAGCTCCTCACCACCGACGTCGGCCGCATTGCCATGTCGGCCGCCGCTGTGAACGACGTCGCCGCCTGGATCCTCCTCGCCCTCGCTATCGCCCTCACCGGCACAAACACCTCCCCTCTCGTCTCCGTGTGGGTCCTACTCTCCGGGGCCGGCTTCGTCGGCTTCTGCATCTTCGCCCTAAGACCGCTCCTTGCCATGATGGCGAGGCGGTCACCCGACGGCGAGCCGGTGAAGGAGCTCTACATATGCATCACGTTGTCCCTCGTCCTGGCGGCGAGCTTCGTGACGGACGTGATTGGGATCCACGCACTGTTCGGCGCGTTCGTGGTGGGGATAATAGTGCCGAAGGACGGGCCGTTCGCCGGGGTGCTGATAGAGAAGCTAGAGGATCTAGTGTCGGGGCTTTTCTTGCCGCTGTATTTCGTGTCGAGCGGGCTGAAGACCAACGTGGCGACCATCAGCGGCGGGCAGTCGTGGGCGCTGCTGCTGCTGGTTATATTCACCGCGACTTTCGGGAAGATAGTGGGGACGGTGAGTTTGTCGATGGCGTGTAAGGTGCCGTTCAGGGAGGCGTTGGCGCTTGGGTTTCTGATGAACACCAAGGGGTTGGTGGAGCTCATCGTCCTCAACATTGGCAAGGATAGAAAGGTTAATTTCTTGTGACCTCCATATGTCACTCTAAATTGCTCTCAAAAGTTTGGTTTTTAGTACACATTCACCCCTAATTAAGCAACAAAATAAATGATTCGTTCACGATGCTAATGATTTTGATCAAGTATTGAGAAACAAAATGTGAAGGTTTccttaaatattaataaattgtttttatttttttgtgtctaATATGATTTTAATATAAGTAATGTTACACATATCGAGTTTGTTCATCAATGACGTATTAGTATACTTACAACACACATGTTTTTTGATTTTACTCCCGTTTCACAAATATTGTTACTTGAAGAAGGAGACTAAGTAGACTTTCATGTtttttgatttacaaaatttaaactGCCTAATATTACCGTTAACTTCACGTTACGGTGGTCATCAGTAATGTCACACACACATCCTAGTCACTAGATAGAAAATGTACAATTGACTATTCGAGTTTGAATTTTCAACCATGTCAGGTGCTGAACGACCAAACCTTCGCCATATTCGTCCTAATGGCATTATTCACCACCTTCATCACCACCCCACTAGTGGTGGCCATCTACAAGCCAGCCCGCCGAGGCGCCCCCTACAAGCACCGCAGCGTCTTCCGCAAGAACCCCGACACGGAGCTCCGAATGCTGGCCTGCTTCCACAGCACCCGCAACATCCCCACCATGATCAACCTCATCGAGTCCTCCCGGGGGACCCGCAAGCGCGGCCGCCTCAC
This Pyrus communis chromosome 6, drPyrComm1.1, whole genome shotgun sequence DNA region includes the following protein-coding sequences:
- the LOC137738201 gene encoding rhomboid-like protein 14, mitochondrial — encoded protein: MVRGIRRPRSNGMLPLLALHTFSEYYRLDRKPPITAGLIAANSLIYLRPDFIDPILPSIEEVRFNPHLILKYGDLKRFFLSPFFHAGESHLVYNMLSLLWKGIPLESSMDSAEFASMVAVLLGMSQGMSLLISKSLLLFFDYDWSFYSEYSVGFSGVLFAMKVVLNSQTENSYVYGIPIPSHYAAWAELALAQMLVPGVSFVGHLSGILAGLVYVWLRGSYNGSDPLTAIFRGVFGVLKWPLRFLQRLFPRRQVSGRGPVGWSQRGMSVSGFWRCHACTHENSAWLDVCELCSTNRRGDGYGSGMGSPQSPHYSGHLTLEELRRRRLERFSR
- the LOC137736235 gene encoding DEAD-box ATP-dependent RNA helicase 50-like, with product MRLVTDGVGNAGGDDGSERSPKKAFSNKKSALLQLVEGSLVPKSIIFCNKIETCRKVENMLMRFDRSGTRVRVLPFHSALAQGSRLANMEEFTNSNSEGSLTVFEHRVELTFQCGSCYTLQLPSRYKYVRRVGRTARGAVGIGKAVIFVMGKQVSLAGKIMERNRKGHPVHDVPAAYELLY
- the LOC137737532 gene encoding large ribosomal subunit protein uL18c-like isoform X2 yields the protein MSSSLSFLASSQQLWLRPKLVGVAATPFPRTQSRSLVVEAKATTKRVDRTARHTRIRKKVEGTPERPRLAVFRSHKHIYVQVIDDTKMHTLASASTMQKPISEEFDYTSGPTVEVAKKVGEVIAKSCLEKGISKVAFDRGGYPYHGRVQALADAAREHGLQF
- the LOC137737532 gene encoding large ribosomal subunit protein uL18c-like isoform X1, whose product is MPASLSFLASSQQLWLRPKLVGVAATPFPRTQSRSLVVEAKATTKREDRTARHTRIRKKVEGTPERPRLAVFRSHKHIYVQVIDDTKMHTLASASTMQKPISEEFDYTSGPTVEVAKKVGEVIAKSCLEKGISKVAFDRGGYPYHGRVQALADAAREHGLQF
- the LOC137736431 gene encoding cation/H(+) antiporter 19-like, with the protein product MAPPPPLVAPMKATSNGSFQGENPLDFALPLLILQIVLVVVFTRTLAFLLRPLRQPRVIAEVIGGILLGPSALGRSQKFLHTVFPAKAMTVLDTVANIGLLFFLFLVGLELDIRAIRRTGKKSLGIAVAGITLPFVLGVFTSFALRATVSKGVSQGPFLVFIGVALSITAFPVLARILAELKLLTTDVGRIAMSAAAVNDVAAWILLALAIALTGTNTSPLVSVWVLLSGAGFVGFCIFALRPLLAMMARRSPDGEPVKELYICITLSLVLAASFVTDVIGIHALFGAFVVGIIVPKDGPFAGVLIEKLEDLVSGLFLPLYFVSSGLKTNVATISGGQSWALLLLVIFTATFGKIVGTVSLSMACKVPFREALALGFLMNTKGLVELIVLNIGKDRKVLNDQTFAIFVLMALFTTFITTPLVVAIYKPARRGAPYKHRSVFRKNPDTELRMLACFHSTRNIPTMINLIESSRGTRKRGRLTVYAMHLMELSERSSAISMVHKARHNGLPFWNKKTNENNKDQMVIAFEAYEQLSSVKVRPMTAISSLNDIHEDICASAHQKNAAMILLPFHKHQRLDGTMESLGNALRSVNERVLKHAPCSVGILVDRGLGGTAQVSASDVSYNIVVAFFGGRDDREALAYGMRLVEHPGIVMTLIRFVAPEGKTLRFGAKLVGITSDNNKKILEEEDCGRGDDKEDDESLLAEYMNVRKNSGNKEGGGEPSMLYEEKVVDSKAEICVVLKSMAKNVNLFIVGRMPPTAPLVDSSSDCAELGPVGSFLASSDFSSTASVMVLQQYNPTASQPLVVEEADCEAPDTPIT